Genomic DNA from Paenibacillus donghaensis:
CTGATCCCCGACCTGAACGTCCCACGGGATCGGCAGGGTCTGTTCCAGACGGAGCTCTTTGAGCCGTACCAGCGCCGGGAGGCGTGGCTGGAAGACACCGTGATCCACATGTATAAAGGGGGCATGAGCACCCGGGATATCGCCTCGTTTATCGAAAAAATGTTTGGGACCTCGTACTCTCCAACGACGGTGAGCAACATCACCGGCACGGTGCTTGAAGATGTTGCCGCCTGGCAAAATCGTCCGCTCTCTAAGCGTTACTCGGTCATCTATCTGGATGGCATGTACGTCAAGCTGAAGCGTCAAACCGTGGCCAGTGAAGTCATCTACATCGCGATGGGGATCGACGAAGACGGGCACCGGGAAATTCTCAGCTTCGCTATTGGCGGCAAGGAGAGCGCGTATGGCTGGCGGGAAGTGCTGGCGTGCATGAGGTGCTGCTGGGCGTCTTTGACGGGCTGGCCGGGCTGGAGGAAGCCTTCAAGGAAACCTACCCCAAAGCCGATGTCCAGCGCTGTGTGACCCACAAGATACGCAACACGCTGCCCAAAATTCGGGATACCCACAAGACCGAGATGGTCGGCGATTTGAAGACCATTTACACCGCACCGGATAAGGATGTGGCACTTGCCAACTTTGATGTGGTGCTGAAGAAATGGGGCAAAATCTATCCCAAGGAACTGGAGTCCTGGGGAGAGCAGCTGGATGTGTTGCTGCGCTTTTACGACTACCCACCCCAGATCTGGTACGCCATTTACACGTCCAACCCGATCGAGCGAACCAACAAAGAAATCCGCAAACGGCTGCGTCCCATGAACAGTTTGACCAATATGGATGCCGCCGAAAAGATTGTCTATTTGGAAGCGATGGGGTACAACGAGAGATGGAGCCGACGTGTCCTGCGGGGGTTTGGGGACCCCCAGACGAAAGCCGCTTTGAGTAAAAAGTTTGCGGAAAAGTATCCCCCAGCCCAAGACAACTAAAAACAAAACCGACGGCAGACGCAACTGGATATGAAAGGAAATTTTCGCAGGGGGGATCCCCCCTGACCCTTTGAATACCATTCATATCCATTGTCCCAATGGATATCCTACAACCCTTAAAAATAATTACACAAACTTCTTGACGCTACCATTATCCGAGTAATGAAGATGAAGATGAAAGAATTATTAAGAAAATTTTATGGAAATTAGGATTTAATCAAATGTCTTTTCCTAAGAGTCAATCTTTGTTTTGGGATAGACTTAAAAGATTCAAAGAAGTTGCTTCGAGTGTGATATCCCGAAACGAAAATGATAAAGAAATAATTCGTAGTGAAGCAATTAATTTTTTTGTATCTTTAGAAGAAATTCTTGAAAATGCCCTTTCTTTTACTTCATGGATGCTATTTTCTGATCACTTCTCTAAAACCCACTTCAGCTATAGTTTTGAGGATGGTCTTAACATTATGGTAGAGAAATTGAATGGAGCAATGTTTGGTGATGATGAAAAATTAGAGTTAAATCCTAAAGGTAAGAATACTTTATTTCCTTTGATCACCGGGTTCGGGATACTTGCAAAATTATGTGAGTCTGTAATGATCGAAAGAGATAAATATGTTAAACCATTCGAGAATCTTCCTCACTACTCAAGGAATTCTGAACTTATCGAATTCCCATTTAGACACAATATACATTTATTAAATGTGAATTTGGAGGATATTCAAAAAATTATCACATTGTTAAAGAACACAACTATAGTATTAGAAACAAATCAAGTATGTAGTATAAGAAATCGTATAAAGCATAATAGAATAGACTTTCCCAGCACTGAAGAAATTGTTTCCTGCTGTAATTCAATTAATGACATAATAAACCAGTTAGAAATTTACGGATTGTACCCTTCAATCTCAAATTTTAAAAGAAAAATTTCGGATCAATATGACAGAAAAATTAGTACGTATTTAGATTATAGAGATCGAGAAATAAATATAATAAGAAGTGGACGATACACACCGTTCACATTGCCAAATGATACACAATTTCTAATAATTGTACCAGCTCTTCATATTGGTACTACGACTGAGTTTTTAAGGTTTCGAATTATCGAGGCATCCCCATATATGGAAGTATGGAAAGGGCATCCTGCAAAAAGGTTATAGAAGTTTTTAGTACTTATTACATGGTGATGAAGCCAAATACAATAAATTTGCATGCGATGAACTAGGAGATTAGTATTTAAAGTGTTGTTTGCTTGAAGGTGGATTCGATAGTAAGCTCAACTTCAACACATAAACGAACCGTCCTTAAGATTAACAAAACAAAAGCCTGACAGGCGAAAATCTACTAGTCAGGCTAAAAGTCTAGGGGCACATCATATAAGGATTGTTCACACTGAGCACTCGACACATGTGGAGTCGGTGGCGCTTCTTGCCCGAAAAAAACCAAATATACAAAACAACCGAGAAAATATTTGACACCAGAAAAGGTAGATGGAATCAAAGTTGCTTCAAAGCATTTTCGAATAATTTAATACTGGCTACGAAAATAAAAAGTTGTTTGCTCTTAAACAGTGCAGGCAACTTTTTTTGTACAAAATTTAATACCGCTTTCTTATCTTGAATTGTAATTTTTTTAAATTAAAAAAATAATCTTGATTTTTCGCAGTCTATTTGATAAACTGTGAATATAAAGCGGTTTGAAAATTAAATTTAAGAAAGGCACAAATTCATATGAAGAGGTTGGATGATATAGTTGAGTTCGTAAGTGGCTCGTCGCAATTCAGAATTAAAGAAGTGTCTGATGATAAAGCACCACTTTATACCTATTATGGACAATCAGAAATTGAAGATGATTTGCTAGGAATTGATTCTAATGGTAGGGACAGCAAAAAAGTGCGAACTTTTGATCGAGTGAATACACTATGTCAAGGTGATCTTGTCTTTAGTTTGATATCGGGAGAATCTACTATAGTTAGTGCAAATCATCACGGATATCTATACACGCAAAACTACGTTAAGTTAGTAACAAATGAAAAGGTGGATTCAAAATATCTTGTTTACTTACTTAATGAAGATAAATTCATTAAAAAACAGCTTCAAATGGGATTACAGGGGTCACAAGTTCTAAAATACACGTTGAAACAAGTGAAAGAACTTGAATTTCTTGAATTGCCAAAAATGGAAATTCAACTCATTACCGGTGAACTTTATTTCAGCCAATTACGGTTGGAAGCGTTAAAAAAAAGAGTTTCAAATTTGGAAACTGCTATAGTACTAGAAAAACTTAGGGAGGCAAGCAATAAATGACCGAGAATCAATTTGAAACCGATTTAATTCAATACCTTACAAGTGGCACAATTACAAAATCAGAACATCATGAAGGGATAAGCAACTTTGTTGTCAACGAATCAAATATGGATTACATAGTGAAAACCAAACATTGGAAATATGGATCAACTATTAAAACGACAGATCAACTCTGGGGTAACTTCAAGGCGATCCTGGAACAACACAATCAAAATACACTTGAACATCCTTTAAGCGTTGTGGAATTTAATCAGGTTAAGAAAATAATCTCTGATATTCAGACACCTTATGAAGCGGGGCAGTTCTTGTATGGCTTAAATGGAGTGTCGCAAATCGAGATTGATTTAGACGATGGACGCCATGTATTTCTTACCGTTTTTGATCAAAAACAAATAGGGGCAGGGGATACTGTTTATCAAGTAGTCAATCAAATTGAACGACCAGCAATTATCGCAGGAAAACTAAATCGCTGTTTTGACACGACTTTACTGATTAATGGTCTGCCGATCATTCAAATCGAGGAAAAGCGTGATACTCGTGATGTCAATGAAGCGCTCAATCAAATGCATCAATATATTGATGAAAATCAATATCGGGATATTTTCTCAACTTTGCAAATTTTGGTGGCTATAACACCAAATAATGTGAAGTATATGGCTAATACTACGCCAGATAAATTTAATAAGGACTTCGCTTTCAACTGGCAGCGCAAGAGTGACAATACCATCGTTCGCAACTGGAAAGAATTCGCAGACTCTATGCTTTCTATTCCAATGGCACATCAAATGGCTACCAACTACATGATCTTAGATGGCACAAAAAACAAACAAATGTTGAAAGTGATGCGTCCGTATCAAGTATATGCGACCCAGAATGTGATTGAGGGCTTGAAACGTTCAGATTTTGAGCTCGGCACCCATAAAATCGGCTATATCTGGCACACAACTGGAGCGGGTAAAACGATCACAAGCTTCAAAACAGCATGGCTGGCAAGCCGTATGCCGAAGGTGGACAAGGTTGTCTTTGTTGTGGATCGAATTGCTTTAACCAAGCAAACCAATGAAAATTACAAAGCTTATGATCCTGATGCGACCGAAGACACATTGGGCAGCGTTCAAAACACAGACAATACGACTGATTTGAGTCGTAAGCTTAAAAGTAAAGACAACAGCATTGTTGTAACTTCTGTTCAAAAACTGGACACGTTGGTGAAACGCAAAACTTTTAAAGCTCCAGATAAAAATATCGTATTTATCGTGGACGAAGCCCATCGTTCAACAGGCGGTGACTCATTCAGGAATATCCAAAAAGCTTTTAAAAAATCCGCTTGGGTGGGTTATACGGGAACGCCGATGTTTGATGAAACGACCACCGGTCTTCGAACAGAAGATATTTTTGGTCCGCTCTTACACGCTTATACCATTCGGGAAGCCATTGCTGACCGCAATGTTTTAGGGTTCAAAGTTGATTTCGAGACCACCATTAACGAAAAACAAATGAAAGAACAATATCTTCCTGCGTTCTACCGTGAACGTTATCCCAAATGGATGGAAGAACGAATTCAGGAGAAAATCAATAATCTCTCCCAAGAAGATATGGATGATGCTGTTGAACCCAGTTTCTACGACGAAAACCCGGATCACGTCAAATTAGTAGTCGAGGACATTTTTAAAAATTGGCGTAATCGTTCGAATGAAGGAAAGTATAATGCTTTGTTTACAACTCACGTGGGCGGCGGTAAAGCAAGTACGCCAATGGCGATGATGTATTTTAATGAGTTTCAACGTATCAACGAAGAAAATAAAAAGAATGGCGGACAAACCTTAAAAGTTGCTGTGACATTTAGTCAAAATACTTCAAATAACGATGGTATGCTTGCCGCCAATCAAGGTCTGCACTATGCGATTACCGCTTATAATGCCGAATTTAGTACATCCTTTGGGATGGACGATGTTTCCGGCTATACGCAAGACGTGGCTTCACGCTTGAATAAATCCGCCTCAGACCGAAATTTTCTTGATCTCGTTATTGTGGTTGACCAATTATTGACGGGTTTTGACGCACCTGAACTTAACACGCTTTATGTGGATCGCACCTTAAAAGGAGCCGGATTAATTCAAGCTTATTCCAGAACGAACCGGATTTCGGATATGCAAGAAAAACCGTGGGGACGTGTAGTGAATTATCGCTGGCCTGCTCAAAATGAGAAGTTGATGAATAAAGCGCTCGCTGTTTACGCCAATAAAGACTCAGCCATATTGCCGGAAGACAAACAACGTGAATCCAATCAGGAAGACGGGATCATTGCCAAGCCCTTTGAAGATGTATTTAGCGAAGTGAAAGAAGTGGTTGGCAAGCTGGGTAACTTAACGTCTAATTTTCAACAGTTGCCTCCATCTGAAAAGAAAAAGGACGAGATGCTTGATTTGCTTCGTGAGTATAACAGAGGAATGGCAAAATTAAAGCAGTATGATCCCGATGAAGTTGAGGGTGAAAACGTCGGATTTAACTATGATGATCCGGAGGAGTTATTAGAGAAGCTAGGGATGACTTCAGAGCAAGAAGTTATGTTGACAACAGTGTTAACCAATGAACTCAAGTCGCATATTGCGAAAGAGAAGAAAATCCCTGTATATCAAATCGAACTGCGGATGACACATGTGAAAGATGTTAAAGTGGATTATGATTATCTGACTGAACTCGTGGAAAAATTATTAAACCAAGTTCATGAAGGTAAAGATCGAGAAGCCAAAGAGACGCAAGAAAAAATCAACCAGTTTGCTAATGGGTTGGATGATCGTCACTATGCGACTAAGATTATGAATGCGGCTACTGCTATTATTGAAGGACACTTCCCGCCTGCTGGTTCTGATTTCAAGTATCCTGTGAAACTAGAGGACAGTGAGTTGGTTATCCAGCAAGCGAACAATATTAGTCTGGATCGCATGTTTCTTGACTTTCGGGTGAAGTGGGGAATCGCGGATATTATCACAAGCGCCCAAATGCGAGAATTGTTTAGCCGCCATCGCTACGGCTTGCAAGACCTGGATGATACGGGCCAAATCCGTGACATTATCGCTCAAGCCAGTTCTAACTATGCGCTACTCTCTCATGACGAAAAAGTACAGTCATTAACTAAGATGAAATATCGAAACGGGTTGCGCGACGCGATTTACAAACTGGCAGATGAACTGGTAAAAAGTTAATAAATTCGAAACTGTTCAATAAGACGGGGAGATGGGAGATCGGGATGAAAGAAATACAATTTTTGATGTATGATGCCGATGAGAAAGTGGAAGTTCTTGTTCAAGACGAAACAATTTGGGCAACCCAAAAAACTATCGCAGAGTTGTTTGATGTTGATAGAACGTCAATCTCTCGTCATTTGAAAAATATTTTTGAGATAGGTGAGCTCGATGAAAAAGTGGTTATTGCAGAAATTGCACATACCACTCAACACGGGGCAATAGAAGGAAAAACACAAACGAAACCAGTGAAATATTACAACTTGGATGCTGTTATCTCAGTTGGCTATCGTGTAAATTCGCAAAAGGCAACAAAGTTCCGGATCTGGGCAACGGATGTTTTAAAAGACTATATCCAAAAAGGTTTTAAAATTAATGTTGAACGTATGAAACAAGGCGAGAATGTTTTTGGCAAGGATTACTTTCGCGAGTTGATTGAAACTGTTCGTTCCATTCGAGCAAGTGAACGACGGATATGGCAACAAATATCCGATGTATTTGCGGAAATTTCATACGACTATGACAGAAACGCAGACGTTACGAAGAAGTTTTATGCGACCGTTCAAAACAAGTTTCATTATGCGATCACAGGCAAAACGGCTGCTGAAATTGTTTATGACAGTGCCGATAAAGACAAGGAACATATGGGGCTTACTTCTTGGAAGAACTCGCCCGATGGCCGAATCTTGCAATCCGACGTATCCATTGCAAAGAATTATTTATTGGAAAAAGAAATTCGCAGTCTGGAGCGTAACGTATCCGCTTATTTTGACTATGTTGAGCGTCTGCTCGAAGATGAGGTTTTATTGGGAATGCAGGACTTCGCGAAAAGCATTGATGAATTCTTAACATTCAACCGCTATGAAATTCTGGATGGAAATGGGCGCATTTCACAAAGTAAGGCTAAGGAAAAGGCGATCGGTGAGTATAAAGAATTCAACAAACATCAAAAAATAGTGTCTGATTTTGATCGAGTAATCAAGACCATACAGGGAGAGCAGTAATGAGCAGACACAAAGAAAATGTACCTAAATTAAGATTTCCTGGATTCACTGACGCTTGGGAACAGCGTGAGTTGGGTGATCTCGCAGAATTTTCAAAAGGAAGCGGTTATACGAAGAATGATTTAAGCGAAACCGGTTCGCCAATCGTTTTATATGGTCGTCTTTATACTAAATACGAAACAGTGATTAATGATGTTGATACATTTGTAGAAATGAAAGATAAATCTGTAATAAGTGAAGGAAACGAAGTTGTTGTTCCTGCATCCGGGGAAACGGCAGAAGATATCTCAAGAGCTTCAGTGATTGGAAAGCCAGGAGTAATACTAGGTGGAGACCTAAATGTTATTAAACCTAACGAGCAAATTGATCCTGTTTTTTTAGCTTTAGCAATTTCAAATGGAGCACCAAATAGAGATATGGTAAAACGAGCTCAAGGCAAATCTGTAGTTCATTTGCACAATTCAGATTTAAAAAAAATAAACTTGGTTTTTCCTCAAATCGAAGAGCAAAGAAATATATTGGAATTTAACTTGCAACTCGAACACCTCATCACCCTTCATCAGAGTAAGTTAAATAAATTGAAAAACTTAAAGGCTGGGTTGCTCCAAAAAATTTTACCGGAAAATGGCGAAGATTTTCCAGAAGTTCGTTTCCCTGGATTCACGCGTGCATGGGAACAGCGTAAGCTGGGTGATGTAATAGCTGAAGCTTATCAAGGAATTAACACAGCAAGTGACAAAGTCGAGTATTCTAATGACGGAGTTGAAATATTACAATCAAAACACATAACAAGCGGTCAAATATCTTTCGACGATATTCGTTATTTAGATAAAGAAAAATATCCAAATTATTTTCCGAAATATGTTCCCAAAATAGATGATATATTATTCGCAAACATTGGAACTATAGGTCCAAGCGTTGTTGTGAAAACTAAAAAAGAGTTTTTAGTTGCTTGGAATATTTTGAAACTTACTTTGAATAAAAATGTAAGTTCTATGTTTATTCAAACATCACTACATAAACTTAATAATAAAGGGCATTTTGAATCTGTAACAACAGGTAATGCAACGAAATTCGTGAATAAAGATGAGATGTTAAGAACACCTATATCACTTCCAAGTGTAGAGGAACAAACTAAAATCGGCACCCTTTTCAACCAACTCGACCAACTCATCACTCTTCATCAGCGTAAGCTACATCACTTGCAAGAACAAAAGAAAGCACTACTAAAACAAATGTTTATCTAGGAGGAAAATAAAATGGGTAATAACCTGCAAACCATCCCAACCAAACTGTGGGCGATGGCAAACGAGCTTCGCGGAGGCATGGATGCCGGAGAATACAAGAACTACATCTTAGCCTTTATGTTTTATCGTTATCTTTCAGAACATCAAGAACTGTATTTAGTTGAAAATAATGTTCTTGATGTTGCCGAGGGTGAATCGATCAATAAAGCCTATTTAGAACAAGCGAATGGCGACGATTTGAAAGATTACTTAGAAGATATTTCTTCAAGTCTAGGCTATGCTATTGCACCACTTGATACTTGGGAATCTTTAGTTCAAAAGATCGATAATAGCATGGTGATTCCAAGCGATTATCAAACTATTTTTGATAACTTTAATCGCAACGCTGAATTAAACCAAGAAGCTGCGAAAGATTTCCGTGGTGTATTTAACGACGTCAATCTTGGAGACTCGCGCCTGGGTTCCTCCACCAATGAACGTGCAAAATCACTGAACCGAATTGTAAAGCTTGTTCACGACATTGATTACAAAGGTGAAGATAACAAAGATATTCTTGGCGCAATCTATGAATACCTGATCGGTCAATTTGCAGCAAGTGCAGGTAAAAAAGGTGGAGAGTTCTACACGCCTCATGAAGTTTCTAAAGTTTTGGCTAAAATCGTAACGGATGGTGTAGAAGAATCGGAGCACACTTATTCAGTATATGATCCGACTTGTGGATCTGGATCATTGCTGTTAACGGTACAAGGCGAGCTGCCTGGTGGAGATAAACCCGGGGCGATTAAATTTTTCGGTCAAGAAAAGAATACGACAACCTACAACTTGGCTCGTATGAATCTGATGATGCATGGTGTTTCGTTTAATAACATGACTCTGTCTAATGCTAATACACTGGAAAGCGATTGGCCTGATGGACCGGATGCAAAAGGAAATGACCATCCACGCTCATTTGATGCCGTCGTCGCGAATCCTCCATATTCTGCTCATTGGGATAATAGCGAAACGAAACTCAAAGATCCGCGCTTTAAAGAATTTGGTAAACTCGCTCCCAGAACTAAAGCAGATTATGCATTCATTTTACACAGTTTGTATCATCTGAATGATACGGGAACGATGGGGATTGTATTACCGCATGGTGTTTTGTTCCGCGGTGCAGCAGAAGGTGTGATTCGCCAAACGATCATTGAGAAAAATTATCTTGATACAGTCATAGGTTTGCCTGCCAACTTGTTCTACGGCGTATCTATCCCAACTATAATCTTAGTACTTAAGAAAAATCGTAAAGCAAAAGACATCTTGTTTATCGATGCAAGCAATGAATTTGAAAAAGGTAAGAATCAAAATAAACTTACCGGTAAAAATATTAATAAAATTATCGAAACTTACCGAAATCGTGTAGATATTGATAAATATGCTCATGTGGCATCACTTGAAGAAATTAAAGAAAACGAGTTTAACTTAAATATTCCTCGCTACGTGGATACGTCTCAAGAAGAACAAACCATTGACCTTGCCGAAGTGAATAAGCTATTAGAGCAAGATAAACAAGAAATCGCTGAGCTTGAAGCTAAGATTAATGAACAGTTGAGAATCTTAGGCATTAATATGTAAGAATTGACGAAAAAGGGTCAAGGATATTATTTCTTGACTCTTTTTAGGCTTTCGCTTGGGAACAGAGTGAACTTGGTGGAATCTCCGATATTCGTCCTGGCCCTTTCGGAAGTACGCTTCACTCAAAAGATTATGTTTAGGAAGGTACGCCAATCATAATAACAGAACACTTCAAACCGGCGACCTCCCTGAACCCAAAAATGGTATCCCACAAGTATCCGATGAAGACCTCGGTAGATTGCAGAGTTATGTTTTGAAGACAGATGATATTGTTTTTTTTGTGAGTAGGTTCAGTTGATATAAATGCTTTAAGAAGACCACGGGCAACTCCAAACCCTTGTGCGTCTTCTTTTTTTGTGGCCATTTACGTGAATTTGAAGGCATCGGGTTGCCGAAGATCTAGGACTGTGATGGAGTGAAATCGGCTGGATACAGTTGTTGACGAACTTACTGGGCCCATCCAGCCTGCATCGTCAATTGAACCAATTCCTCTAGAAGCTGCTCTTCCAGACTGATGATTTCACACATTTTTCTGTGAATCTTCACCCGCCCGGCCGGCTTATTGCCGGAACACATCACCTTGATCATGAATTGATTAATCAGATCCCACTGCTCGCCTGCATGCCGGTAGCCCTCGGCGGCCCGGGAGAGTGCGGGTACATGGGCTTCGCGATTAAGCAGCTGCAGGAACAGGCTGAACCGAATCCGGCTGATGGGCAGGGCGTTGGCATACAGCTTGAAGCGAGAACTGGATTCGGCAGAATTATCAGCGGCGATTCCTGTATGCAGATAGGTTTCGGCATAGGATCTGAGGTTAGCAGCAACCTCGCCCGGCTGAACCAGATTGGAAGGGCTCGTCAGCATTCCTTGAAGCGTAGTCTGCCAATCAGTGTATGAACGCGAAGCATCACAAAGATCAAATAAGGCATAGAAATGGCAGGCTTGCTCGAGGACATCGAAGTCCACAGCTTCAAGCGCTTTGCCATAGTAGGCATCCGTTAGATAAATGATGTTGCCGGGCCGGTCCAGTCCAACGGCGAGACAGGCATGACTGGTATGCAGCCTGCGGAAGGCTACACACCAGGGGCAGTCATATGAATCGAATCCGACCAGAACCGGCATTCCCGAAGACAGCCGGCTCTCCAGGCGGTCCAGCATAAAGTTCTTATCCATAGCCGGTTCTTTCCGTCGATATAACTGAACATAAGGCCATGGTACGCAGACAGGGATTCTGTACTGATCCGTGGCAGCATTAACCGCTCAATCAACGGCTGATCCGGGGACGGCTGTTCTTCAAAGGACATCTGCCAGGCATTGCCGTACATGCACTTGCTGTCCTTGTCTTGCCACTGCGCAACAGACTGGATACAGTCATCAATACAACTGCGTAGAGTAGGGTAAGGCGTACTCTTAATGGGAGCAATGTTCAGCACTGCTCATCATCTCCTTCGCCGACAAAAAGTGACTCTGCAACCGGTTTCGGTAAGAAGCAGGAGTCATACCGCTATATTCACGGAATAGCCGGTAGAAATATTTCATGTCGTAAATTCCGACCTCCAGGGCAATGGACTGTATCCCAAGCTCCGTGAACATCAGCAGAAGGCAGCTGTATTTCATGCGGATTTCCTGGAGCATCTGGAGATAGGACTTGCCGGTCTTTATTTTGAATAATCTCTGAAACTGGCGGGAGCTCACCGCAATCTGCCGGCTCATCTCCTTCAGCGTGATTTTCTCTCTGAAATTACTGATCATATACAGGATGACGTCATGCAGCGGATCATAGTCCATCCCGGACTGCTGAGCGAAAGGAATGGCGGCTGCGGGCATAATGAGATTCGCCAGTTCGAACAGCAACGGGTATAGCTGCTGTTGATCCCTAAGTGAGCCACAGCTCTGCATCTCATGCATACGGCGGAGCAATAAGGCCAGCTCCACGTTTTTCTCCCTATACCCGAACCATTGCTTCACCTCCAGAAGCTTCAGGAGCGGCAACATCTCCTCTTCAGAGAAGGGTCCCGGCAGCTCTCTGAGAATCCTGCCAAGCTCAGGCCTGAGCATACAATTGAAGATGAGGAGCGGCTCTGTACCGGTCATATCCTGAGGGTGAAAGACATGGGAAACCCCAGGCGGTATAACTAACAAATCCCCCTGCATAACCTGCATTTTATTCGCACCTGCCAGATGGCTTCCTTCCCCTTGAACCAAATCGAAGATTTTGTGGCCGGCAAGCCGATGGCCTCCCGCAGTACGTCGAAATGTCTGGCGCTCAGTACCCGGGTGGATATTGCTCCGAACGGCATGGTGAGTGCCTGCAAATTTTTCGGCGAGCTGGCCATTGGCAATGTGAAAGAGCAATCGCTGACGG
This window encodes:
- a CDS encoding restriction endonuclease subunit M; the protein is MKRLDDIVEFVSGSSQFRIKEVSDDKAPLYTYYGQSEIEDDLLGIDSNGRDSKKVRTFDRVNTLCQGDLVFSLISGESTIVSANHHGYLYTQNYVKLVTNEKVDSKYLVYLLNEDKFIKKQLQMGLQGSQVLKYTLKQVKELEFLELPKMEIQLITGELYFSQLRLEALKKRVSNLETAIVLEKLREASNK
- a CDS encoding type I restriction endonuclease subunit R, whose translation is MTENQFETDLIQYLTSGTITKSEHHEGISNFVVNESNMDYIVKTKHWKYGSTIKTTDQLWGNFKAILEQHNQNTLEHPLSVVEFNQVKKIISDIQTPYEAGQFLYGLNGVSQIEIDLDDGRHVFLTVFDQKQIGAGDTVYQVVNQIERPAIIAGKLNRCFDTTLLINGLPIIQIEEKRDTRDVNEALNQMHQYIDENQYRDIFSTLQILVAITPNNVKYMANTTPDKFNKDFAFNWQRKSDNTIVRNWKEFADSMLSIPMAHQMATNYMILDGTKNKQMLKVMRPYQVYATQNVIEGLKRSDFELGTHKIGYIWHTTGAGKTITSFKTAWLASRMPKVDKVVFVVDRIALTKQTNENYKAYDPDATEDTLGSVQNTDNTTDLSRKLKSKDNSIVVTSVQKLDTLVKRKTFKAPDKNIVFIVDEAHRSTGGDSFRNIQKAFKKSAWVGYTGTPMFDETTTGLRTEDIFGPLLHAYTIREAIADRNVLGFKVDFETTINEKQMKEQYLPAFYRERYPKWMEERIQEKINNLSQEDMDDAVEPSFYDENPDHVKLVVEDIFKNWRNRSNEGKYNALFTTHVGGGKASTPMAMMYFNEFQRINEENKKNGGQTLKVAVTFSQNTSNNDGMLAANQGLHYAITAYNAEFSTSFGMDDVSGYTQDVASRLNKSASDRNFLDLVIVVDQLLTGFDAPELNTLYVDRTLKGAGLIQAYSRTNRISDMQEKPWGRVVNYRWPAQNEKLMNKALAVYANKDSAILPEDKQRESNQEDGIIAKPFEDVFSEVKEVVGKLGNLTSNFQQLPPSEKKKDEMLDLLREYNRGMAKLKQYDPDEVEGENVGFNYDDPEELLEKLGMTSEQEVMLTTVLTNELKSHIAKEKKIPVYQIELRMTHVKDVKVDYDYLTELVEKLLNQVHEGKDREAKETQEKINQFANGLDDRHYATKIMNAATAIIEGHFPPAGSDFKYPVKLEDSELVIQQANNISLDRMFLDFRVKWGIADIITSAQMRELFSRHRYGLQDLDDTGQIRDIIAQASSNYALLSHDEKVQSLTKMKYRNGLRDAIYKLADELVKS
- the rhuM gene encoding RhuM family protein, giving the protein MKEIQFLMYDADEKVEVLVQDETIWATQKTIAELFDVDRTSISRHLKNIFEIGELDEKVVIAEIAHTTQHGAIEGKTQTKPVKYYNLDAVISVGYRVNSQKATKFRIWATDVLKDYIQKGFKINVERMKQGENVFGKDYFRELIETVRSIRASERRIWQQISDVFAEISYDYDRNADVTKKFYATVQNKFHYAITGKTAAEIVYDSADKDKEHMGLTSWKNSPDGRILQSDVSIAKNYLLEKEIRSLERNVSAYFDYVERLLEDEVLLGMQDFAKSIDEFLTFNRYEILDGNGRISQSKAKEKAIGEYKEFNKHQKIVSDFDRVIKTIQGEQ
- a CDS encoding restriction endonuclease subunit S is translated as MSRHKENVPKLRFPGFTDAWEQRELGDLAEFSKGSGYTKNDLSETGSPIVLYGRLYTKYETVINDVDTFVEMKDKSVISEGNEVVVPASGETAEDISRASVIGKPGVILGGDLNVIKPNEQIDPVFLALAISNGAPNRDMVKRAQGKSVVHLHNSDLKKINLVFPQIEEQRNILEFNLQLEHLITLHQSKLNKLKNLKAGLLQKILPENGEDFPEVRFPGFTRAWEQRKLGDVIAEAYQGINTASDKVEYSNDGVEILQSKHITSGQISFDDIRYLDKEKYPNYFPKYVPKIDDILFANIGTIGPSVVVKTKKEFLVAWNILKLTLNKNVSSMFIQTSLHKLNNKGHFESVTTGNATKFVNKDEMLRTPISLPSVEEQTKIGTLFNQLDQLITLHQRKLHHLQEQKKALLKQMFI
- a CDS encoding type I restriction-modification system subunit M, with protein sequence MGNNLQTIPTKLWAMANELRGGMDAGEYKNYILAFMFYRYLSEHQELYLVENNVLDVAEGESINKAYLEQANGDDLKDYLEDISSSLGYAIAPLDTWESLVQKIDNSMVIPSDYQTIFDNFNRNAELNQEAAKDFRGVFNDVNLGDSRLGSSTNERAKSLNRIVKLVHDIDYKGEDNKDILGAIYEYLIGQFAASAGKKGGEFYTPHEVSKVLAKIVTDGVEESEHTYSVYDPTCGSGSLLLTVQGELPGGDKPGAIKFFGQEKNTTTYNLARMNLMMHGVSFNNMTLSNANTLESDWPDGPDAKGNDHPRSFDAVVANPPYSAHWDNSETKLKDPRFKEFGKLAPRTKADYAFILHSLYHLNDTGTMGIVLPHGVLFRGAAEGVIRQTIIEKNYLDTVIGLPANLFYGVSIPTIILVLKKNRKAKDILFIDASNEFEKGKNQNKLTGKNINKIIETYRNRVDIDKYAHVASLEEIKENEFNLNIPRYVDTSQEEQTIDLAEVNKLLEQDKQEIAELEAKINEQLRILGINM
- a CDS encoding helix-turn-helix domain-containing protein, producing the protein MQVMQGDLLVIPPGVSHVFHPQDMTGTEPLLIFNCMLRPELGRILRELPGPFSEEEMLPLLKLLEVKQWFGYREKNVELALLLRRMHEMQSCGSLRDQQQLYPLLFELANLIMPAAAIPFAQQSGMDYDPLHDVILYMISNFREKITLKEMSRQIAVSSRQFQRLFKIKTGKSYLQMLQEIRMKYSCLLLMFTELGIQSIALEVGIYDMKYFYRLFREYSGMTPASYRNRLQSHFLSAKEMMSSAEHCSH
- a CDS encoding SPASM domain-containing protein; this encodes MNQIEDFVAGKPMASRSTSKCLALSTRVDIAPNGMVSACKFFGELAIGNVKEQSLTEIWNSARYDRLRRILDEGLSPACSKCNVLYLNTYAALTHV